The Leptospira sp. WS60.C2 genome includes the window TGTTCCCAAAGCTAGTTTTACATCTTTGGTTTTTAAATATTTAAAATACGCAACGATCCCTTTGTGAGGTTTCATTTCGTTCTTATATAAGGTTTGGTATAAGTTTTCCTTTTCGGCACCATATTGTAAAATTTGTTCATTAGAAATTGCACCAAATATCATCCGAAAGAGATCGGCATTGGTTTTGCCATTGTAGGTATCTCGGTAAATTTGTGCATCAAGTGGGAAGTTGTATTTTTTTGAAAATGCCATCCAAGCTTGGAAGTGGAATTTGTGATTGTCGACTACCACTCCATCCATATCAAAAATAAATCCTTTATGTTTCATCGTTGTTTCTCTCATATCCGCCGACAAGGCCTGTTATAAAATTTGGAATCGTTGTACTAAATGTTAATTCTTTTTTGTGAAAGGGATGGTTGAGTGTAATGGAAAGAGAATGTAATGCCATCCTTTGGTAAGATTTGGTATCGTTTCCATATTTTGAATCACCTACAATCGGATGTTTGTTTTCTGCAAAGTGAACTCGAATTTGGTTTTTTCTTCCTGTGATGAGTTCGATTTCTAGCAGTGAATACAGATTGGATTCTTTTAATACTTTATATTTTGTTTCTGCTAACTTACCTAGCTTGGGATCATCCACGGAATACACTCGATGAGCTTTGGACTCAGTGAGATAGGATTGAATGATACCCTTTTTTTCTTTCCAGATTCCATGAGTGACAGCTACATAAAACTTTTTTGTTTTGTCCCAATTGTCCTGTAATGTTTGTTTTGCAACTTCAGTTTTTGCAAAAACCAAAATCCCTGAAGTATCTCTGTCCAATCGATGAACAATGAATATGCGATTTTTGGAACGTTCGCTACCTTTTTTCACATAGTCCATAAGAGATGCATAAGCTGTTTTGGATTTTTCCGATTCGGTCGCAATCGTAAGTAGTCCCGCAGGTTTGTCCACGACAAGAAGGTCGCGATCTTCAAACAGGATGCTCAATCCTTTCGGTAAAAAACGGG containing:
- a CDS encoding RluA family pseudouridine synthase, coding for MHTKTNTRFLPKGLSILFEDRDLLVVDKPAGLLTIATESEKSKTAYASLMDYVKKGSERSKNRIFIVHRLDRDTSGILVFAKTEVAKQTLQDNWDKTKKFYVAVTHGIWKEKKGIIQSYLTESKAHRVYSVDDPKLGKLAETKYKVLKESNLYSLLEIELITGRKNQIRVHFAENKHPIVGDSKYGNDTKSYQRMALHSLSITLNHPFHKKELTFSTTIPNFITGLVGGYERNNDET
- a CDS encoding HAD family hydrolase, which codes for MKHKGFIFDMDGVVVDNHKFHFQAWMAFSKKYNFPLDAQIYRDTYNGKTNADLFRMIFGAISNEQILQYGAEKENLYQTLYKNEMKPHKGIVAYFKYLKTKDVKLALGTSAPTMNVNFTLDTLSIRSYFDVIIDGSMVTHGKPHPEVYQLCAKQLLLEPKDCIVFEDSIAGLQSGKSAGCSIVGVATSHTSDELKNHVNQIIYDFEDPIVFDL